From a region of the Impatiens glandulifera chromosome 4, dImpGla2.1, whole genome shotgun sequence genome:
- the LOC124936931 gene encoding non-specific lipid transfer protein GPI-anchored 5-like — protein MAIQRIEMILVVSAMLCITGAMAQSSSCTTVLISLSPCLNYLSKNTSTPSSSCCSQLGTVVRTSPQCLCEALNGGGSSSGLNIDQTRAVALPGACNVQTPPLSSCNVGSPANSPAGSPGNQNRVPSDSGSKTIPSTNNGSSSKMAISLLFVAICIAYFGSSV, from the exons ATGGCAATTCAGAGAATTGAAATGATTTTGGTGGTGTCGGCTATGCTTTGTATAACAGGAGCCATGGCTCAGTCTTCAAGCTGCACAACTGTCCTGATTAGCTTGTCACCGTGCCTTAACTACCTCTCGAAAAACACTTCGactccttcttcgagttgttgctctcagctcGGAACCGTTGTTCGAACATCACCACAGTGTCTTTGTGAGGCTCTCAATGGCGGTGGCTCCTCTTCCGGGCTTAACATTGATCAAACGCGAGCAGTTGCACTTCCGGGAGCTTGCAATGTTCAAACTCCCCCCTTAAGCAGCTGCAATG TTGGTTCACCAGCAAATTCTCCAGCAGGATCTCCAGGAAATCAAAACAGAGTCCCTTCAG ATTCTGGGTCCAAAACTATACCTTCAACCAACAATGGATCTTCTTCAAAGATGGCAATCTCCCTGCTCTTTGTAGCCATTTGTATTGCTTATTTCGGATCTAGCGTATAG